A window of Deltaproteobacteria bacterium genomic DNA:
AAGGGAATCAGACTGGCGCTCTCGTTCTTGCTCAACGGCCGCCACAACAGCTTTATTATCAAAGCCATAGCGAATGTAGCCTACTGTTTCTCCATCTGCCTCAATCGCCCTCGAATATTCAAATACTCGATTGGTACCCAGCTTTACTTCGCGTTTTTCTTCACCCGGCGCTCCAAGTGCCTCGATACTTTCGGCAAGCGTCGTTTCATCATCATCAGGATCACCTGTCTCATTTTGGGGATGGGAGAACGCAACCACAGTGCTGTCTGCATCCACAACGAGTCCATACAAAAGCGTCCCATCGTCTTTGACCGCTGAGGCAACTAAACTTTGGATTTCTTCATTCGCCTCATCGGCCAGCCACTGACCCATCACCAAGCCGTGACTGTGGGTAAGGATCTTCCCACTACGATCCATGCTCGTAATGATATTCTTTTCAGCCAACTCGAGATTTTTATCGGCGCTGTTACGTTGCATGAAATTGACCACAAGAAGCGTGGTCAAAAGGGTTGCTCCGAATAAGAGCGACGTTCCAACGGTTATTCGCCAACGAATGGTTCCACCTGCCCCCAACATAACTTCCTCTCTGGACTGATAAATCCTAATAATTGCTAAACCTTATCAATGTCTTCGTGTCGAAGGCCAATCGGCTAGACCGCATCCACCGAGTCCTGGGGCTCTAAGCCTCTTTTTGTAGGGAAATAAACGACATCTCATCATCGATATTTACTCTCTCAGGTAGGCTTAAGCGTCGCTGTGTTCCTGGGCCCAGTTCCTGAGAGATTCGCTGAGCTCGATGCCCATCGTTTTCTGTATCGCATGACCTCCTGTGGCCAAGACATGAAAGCGAGGCCTTCCCAATCGATTCACCAGCTCTTCAACAATGCCCATTTCAATGAGTGGATCGTCGATAGCATGGGCGACGAACGCAGGAACATCGAGTTGTGTGAGCTGTTGGGCGTAGGCTTCAAAATCGAAGTCGGCCAAAAGATCCAACATACGAATAATTTCACCTACCGTCAGATATTCTGAAAAACCCGAGCGTGTCATTCCATTTTTGAGCTTTAAAATGGCTCGTTCACCAAAGCGAGGAACTTTAGCGAGACGGTGAAAAAGGCCTCGAGCCTTAAACCTTCTAAGGCCTTTATGAATCCTGGGCCCGATTGGAGCCAAGAGAGCAATGGCTTTAACTCGCTC
This region includes:
- a CDS encoding alpha/beta hydrolase, which codes for MKSQTALDPQPTVLDGTVGKIAYAQAGTEGPCLILVHGCPGSRWDFRWWLSELSQWARVIVVDMPGYGDATPTQFPATTAGRTAYLSEVLDTLDIDKAFVVGHSFGATAVVDFALRYPERVKAIALLAPIGPRIHKGLRRFKARGLFHRLAKVPRFGERAILKLKNGMTRSGFSEYLTVGEIIRMLDLLADFDFEAYAQQLTQLDVPAFVAHAIDDPLIEMGIVEELVNRLGRPRFHVLATGGHAIQKTMGIELSESLRNWAQEHSDA